Proteins encoded together in one Chryseobacterium taklimakanense window:
- a CDS encoding heavy metal translocating P-type ATPase, whose translation MADNCFHCGQTIGKERISFDSKEFCCNGCKSVYEILNINNLGNFYELNKNSGIRPDESSTQFDYLDTPEIFERITDFSEGDTTLITFKIPVIHCSSCIWLLESLHTLNANIKYSQVHFTKKTLQVSFNHNELKLSELAKFLTNLGYKPVISLETADRKEEKLDKSLLIKLAVAGFAFGNGMFFSYPEYAMEFFGYTDFWMEKYKNLFRFIMFLLATPVVFYSASDYFKSAIYGLKNKIVNIDVPIVLGILVLYGRSIYEVMTDYGPGYFDTLCGLLFFMLLGKTFQKRTYNALSYDRDYKSFYPIAVTKIDFNGKQENILLSDLKIGDRIMVRNQEIIPVDAILINGDGNIDNSFITGESAAVSKKPGDKIFAGGKQIGSILELEVIKNVDQSYLTQLWNKEAFRKHETGLDTLTNTISKYFTFIILGITLMAGIYWARIDFEKMFQVVSAILIVACPCALALSAPFTFGHIMRILGRNKFYVKDTLTIEKLAKVSTLVFDKTGTITHSKKSNISYEGAKIQEFDLKNIKTLLKNSNHPLSKSLYEFIGVEDEYFPVENFADTPGKGYTSEVRGTKYKIGSASFSSQTSKNLETAVYISKNEEFLGKFIFKNEYRENLGQLFTHLDEYRIHILSGDNESEKKKLEELIPHIDAMAFNQDPESKLNYIKTLQDKGEKVAMLGDGLNDAGALKQSNVGIAVADDTNSFTPSSDVIMNGAKIPLLDRYINLSKDAITIVKITFVISFLYNIIGLTYAVMGQMSPLFAAILMPISSITVVAFTTVATWLRSTKYFSING comes from the coding sequence GTGGCGGACAATTGTTTTCATTGCGGACAGACCATCGGCAAGGAGCGGATAAGTTTCGATTCTAAGGAGTTCTGCTGCAATGGCTGCAAATCTGTTTACGAGATCCTGAACATCAACAATCTGGGCAATTTTTACGAACTGAATAAAAATTCGGGAATACGCCCGGATGAAAGTTCCACACAGTTTGATTATCTCGACACGCCGGAAATCTTTGAAAGAATAACCGATTTTTCTGAAGGAGATACGACGCTGATCACTTTCAAAATACCCGTAATCCACTGCTCTTCATGCATTTGGCTGCTTGAAAGCCTCCATACTTTAAATGCAAATATCAAGTATTCGCAGGTTCACTTTACCAAAAAAACGCTGCAGGTTTCATTTAACCACAATGAACTGAAATTAAGCGAATTAGCTAAATTTCTAACCAATCTGGGCTACAAACCCGTCATCAGCCTGGAAACCGCCGACAGGAAAGAAGAAAAACTTGATAAATCCCTGCTGATAAAACTTGCAGTGGCAGGATTTGCGTTTGGAAACGGCATGTTTTTCAGCTATCCCGAATACGCGATGGAATTTTTTGGGTACACCGATTTCTGGATGGAAAAATACAAGAATCTTTTCCGTTTTATCATGTTCCTGCTGGCCACACCGGTTGTGTTTTACTCCGCGTCAGATTACTTCAAATCCGCAATTTACGGGTTAAAAAACAAAATTGTAAACATTGATGTACCTATTGTACTGGGAATTTTGGTTTTGTACGGAAGAAGTATTTACGAGGTGATGACCGATTATGGCCCGGGATATTTCGATACGCTTTGCGGCTTGCTGTTTTTCATGCTTTTGGGTAAAACGTTCCAGAAAAGGACTTACAATGCCCTGTCATACGACCGCGACTACAAATCCTTCTACCCTATTGCAGTAACTAAAATTGATTTCAACGGCAAACAGGAAAATATTCTTCTGTCTGACTTGAAGATTGGTGACAGAATCATGGTTCGCAACCAGGAAATTATCCCGGTGGATGCGATTTTGATCAATGGCGACGGGAATATCGACAACAGTTTTATCACAGGGGAAAGTGCAGCGGTAAGCAAAAAACCGGGTGACAAAATTTTCGCCGGCGGCAAGCAAATTGGCTCAATCCTCGAACTTGAGGTCATTAAAAATGTTGACCAAAGTTATCTGACTCAGCTCTGGAACAAGGAAGCTTTCCGAAAACACGAAACCGGATTGGATACGCTGACCAATACCATCAGCAAGTACTTCACTTTCATTATTTTAGGAATAACTTTAATGGCCGGAATCTATTGGGCGAGGATCGACTTTGAAAAAATGTTCCAGGTGGTTTCCGCAATTCTGATCGTAGCCTGCCCCTGTGCGCTGGCGCTTTCGGCACCGTTCACTTTTGGCCACATTATGCGGATTTTGGGCAGAAATAAATTTTATGTAAAAGACACTTTAACCATAGAAAAACTGGCGAAGGTGAGCACCCTGGTGTTCGATAAAACCGGTACGATCACCCATTCAAAAAAATCAAACATCTCCTACGAAGGCGCTAAAATTCAGGAATTTGATTTAAAAAACATCAAAACTTTACTTAAAAACTCAAACCATCCGCTTTCGAAATCCCTGTATGAATTTATTGGTGTTGAAGATGAATATTTTCCGGTAGAAAACTTCGCTGATACACCAGGGAAGGGTTATACTTCCGAAGTTCGCGGTACTAAATATAAAATAGGATCGGCAAGCTTCAGCAGCCAGACTTCCAAAAATCTGGAAACGGCAGTTTATATCAGTAAAAATGAAGAATTTTTGGGTAAATTCATATTCAAGAATGAGTACCGCGAGAATCTTGGCCAACTTTTCACTCACCTTGATGAATACAGAATCCATATCCTGAGCGGTGACAACGAATCTGAGAAAAAAAAGCTTGAGGAGCTAATTCCGCATATCGATGCGATGGCTTTCAACCAGGATCCGGAAAGCAAACTGAATTATATAAAAACCCTCCAGGACAAAGGTGAAAAAGTAGCCATGCTTGGCGACGGCCTGAACGATGCGGGAGCACTGAAACAGAGCAATGTGGGAATTGCCGTGGCGGATGATACAAACTCGTTCACGCCATCTTCCGATGTCATTATGAACGGGGCAAAAATTCCGTTGCTTGACAGATACATTAACCTGAGTAAAGATGCCATCACCATTGTGAAAATCACCTTCGTCATCAGCTTCCTCTACAACATTATTGGTTTAACGTATGCTGTTATGGGACAAATGTCGCCGCTGTTTGCTGCGATCCTGATGCCGATCAGTTCAATCACCGTTGTTGCGTTTACTACAGTTGCAACGTGGTTAAGAAGCACGAAATATTTCAGTATTAATGGGTAA
- the ccoS gene encoding cbb3-type cytochrome oxidase assembly protein CcoS → MDILYLMIICSVSLAVVFLVIFIINAKKGQFEDDESPAVRILFDDEIKTEDAGETEQSKEKSN, encoded by the coding sequence ATGGATATACTCTACTTAATGATTATTTGCAGTGTATCTTTAGCGGTGGTTTTCCTTGTTATTTTTATAATCAATGCGAAAAAAGGTCAGTTTGAAGACGATGAATCCCCAGCGGTAAGGATTCTCTTTGATGACGAGATAAAAACCGAAGACGCCGGCGAGACGGAACAATCAAAAGAAAAAAGTAATTAA
- the ccoN gene encoding cytochrome-c oxidase, cbb3-type subunit I: METQKFSYDNSIVRAFLYATVIFGVVGFLLGLTAALMLFYPELPEFFLGTDDPTIKSLAAGNIEGLINSQGAFGFGRIRMLHTSAVIFAFVCNGFFAGAYYSMQRLLKARMFSDTLSWIHFWGWQLMIVAVVITFLMGINTSKEYAEHEWPIDILITVIWVIFGINMFGTIAKRRVRHLYVAIWFFIGTWIAIAMLHIFNNLAVPLSFTGWKSYSAYAGVKDALVQWWYGHNAVAFVLTTPILGLMYYFLPKAADRPVFSYKLSIIHFWSLIFVYIWAGPHHLQYTALPAWAQALGTGFSIMLIAPSWGGMLNGLLTLRGAWDKVREDPILKFFVVAVTCYGMATFEGPLLATKTLNKIGHFTDWVIGHVHIGALGWNGFMAFGMIYYLLPVMWRTKLWSTKLANWHFWLGTLGIIFYAVPLYIAGFTQGLMWKQFNPDGTLVWKNWLDTVTAIIPYYIMRFVGGALYISGAILMCINVVKTVRSGSFQKDVPAEAPALANIGNARKEGEGAHLWLERMPFLLSILAFVAVAIGGAVQIIPTLTVKDNVPTISAVKPYSPLELEGRDLYIREGCNSCHSQMIRPFRDEVVRFNGKNGQYSKAGEFVYDRPFLWGSKRTGPDLHREGGKNPSSWHYKHMYNPRSTSAGSIMPRYPWLISNDLDRSNMVAKIQFMKDVYDVPYSKAEIDTANTWADNQAKHIVKQIFSEAADLKKAYADRPAGELEKKEIVALIAYLQRLGTDIKTTQVQTASNN; this comes from the coding sequence ATGGAAACACAAAAGTTTAGTTATGACAACAGTATTGTAAGAGCTTTTCTTTATGCTACCGTTATTTTCGGTGTCGTAGGATTTTTGCTTGGCCTTACTGCTGCACTTATGCTATTCTATCCCGAATTACCGGAGTTCTTTTTAGGAACTGATGACCCTACCATCAAGAGTTTGGCAGCCGGCAATATTGAGGGATTAATTAACTCACAGGGTGCATTTGGCTTTGGCCGTATTCGTATGCTGCATACCAGTGCGGTGATTTTTGCTTTTGTATGTAACGGTTTCTTTGCCGGAGCATACTACTCTATGCAGAGATTGCTGAAAGCCAGAATGTTCAGCGACACCCTTTCCTGGATCCATTTCTGGGGTTGGCAGCTGATGATCGTGGCGGTGGTAATCACCTTCCTTATGGGGATTAATACCTCAAAAGAATATGCTGAACACGAGTGGCCAATTGATATTTTAATTACTGTAATCTGGGTGATATTCGGTATCAATATGTTCGGTACTATCGCCAAAAGAAGAGTGCGTCACCTTTATGTGGCGATCTGGTTCTTCATCGGAACGTGGATTGCGATCGCGATGCTGCACATCTTCAATAACCTGGCAGTTCCTTTGTCCTTCACCGGTTGGAAATCATATTCCGCTTATGCAGGGGTGAAAGATGCATTGGTACAGTGGTGGTACGGCCACAACGCGGTGGCATTCGTACTTACTACGCCAATTCTTGGTTTGATGTACTATTTCTTACCGAAAGCTGCAGACAGACCTGTGTTCTCCTATAAACTGTCAATCATCCACTTCTGGTCTCTGATTTTTGTATACATCTGGGCCGGCCCTCACCACCTGCAGTATACTGCACTTCCGGCTTGGGCACAGGCTTTGGGTACAGGTTTCTCGATCATGCTTATCGCACCATCCTGGGGTGGTATGCTTAACGGTCTTTTGACGCTGAGAGGTGCCTGGGACAAAGTAAGAGAAGATCCAATCCTTAAATTCTTCGTAGTTGCAGTTACATGTTACGGTATGGCAACCTTCGAAGGTCCATTGTTAGCAACAAAAACTTTAAATAAAATCGGTCACTTCACAGACTGGGTTATTGGTCACGTACACATCGGAGCGCTAGGCTGGAACGGTTTCATGGCGTTCGGTATGATCTATTACCTTCTTCCGGTTATGTGGAGAACAAAGCTGTGGTCAACCAAACTTGCCAACTGGCATTTCTGGTTAGGAACATTAGGTATTATTTTCTACGCAGTTCCTTTATATATCGCAGGATTTACCCAAGGATTAATGTGGAAACAGTTTAATCCGGACGGAACATTAGTTTGGAAAAACTGGCTGGATACGGTTACTGCGATCATCCCATATTATATTATGAGATTTGTGGGAGGCGCGCTATATATTTCGGGTGCCATATTAATGTGTATCAATGTTGTAAAAACGGTAAGAAGCGGATCATTCCAAAAAGATGTTCCTGCCGAAGCCCCTGCCCTTGCCAATATTGGCAACGCGAGAAAAGAAGGCGAAGGTGCACACCTTTGGCTGGAGAGAATGCCATTCCTGCTTTCCATCTTAGCATTTGTGGCAGTAGCGATTGGTGGGGCGGTACAGATTATCCCTACACTAACCGTGAAAGACAACGTACCTACCATTTCTGCAGTAAAACCTTATTCTCCGCTTGAACTTGAAGGTAGAGACCTTTATATCAGAGAAGGATGTAATTCCTGCCACTCACAAATGATCAGACCATTCCGTGATGAGGTTGTAAGATTCAACGGTAAAAATGGGCAATATTCTAAAGCAGGTGAGTTCGTATACGACAGGCCGTTCCTTTGGGGATCAAAGAGAACCGGACCAGATTTGCACAGGGAAGGTGGTAAAAATCCAAGTTCTTGGCACTACAAACACATGTACAATCCTAGATCTACTTCTGCAGGTTCCATTATGCCAAGATATCCTTGGTTGATTTCCAATGATCTGGACAGATCCAACATGGTTGCTAAAATTCAGTTTATGAAGGACGTTTATGATGTACCATATTCTAAAGCTGAAATTGATACAGCAAACACCTGGGCAGACAATCAGGCGAAACATATCGTGAAACAAATCTTCAGCGAGGCCGCTGACCTTAAGAAAGCTTATGCTGACAGACCGGCTGGGGAACTGGAAAAGAAAGAGATTGTGGCTTTGATCGCGTATCTGCAAAGATTGGGTACCGACATTAAAACAACTCAGGTACAAACCGCAAGTAATAATTAA
- a CDS encoding cbb3-type cytochrome oxidase subunit 3 → MLFFIGLIIYVFNKPKKHYDEAAHTPLEDDEKPFNL, encoded by the coding sequence ATGCTTTTCTTTATCGGATTAATTATTTATGTTTTTAATAAACCTAAAAAACATTACGATGAAGCTGCCCATACGCCCCTTGAAGACGATGAAAAACCATTTAATTTATAA
- a CDS encoding c-type cytochrome, producing MKQRTPVVVNILIILVILFVVYYMFVQNTSFLASPFFWGTVVISCILALIHGAIGDLIENNKFQKLTAEEKAEYLVNKKRPYLRTLWESAFKKQSAKEEKDILIDHGFDGIMELDNQLPKWWLGLFWFGVAYCIVYLFAYAFTDFGDPLKEYDEEYKAQIASIAEYEKTAPQITIETAEYSADNIAEGEIVFKTNCVSCHMDGGKGGIGPNLTDNAWINQPEKTLFKNVFHVVWNGSPNNPAMVAFGKNGQLTGKDIQNVAAYIYHINQEQKPITVAEGGAAPQGTPANWEK from the coding sequence ATGAAACAAAGAACACCTGTAGTAGTTAATATACTGATTATACTTGTGATTTTATTCGTTGTATACTACATGTTTGTACAGAATACTTCCTTTCTGGCTTCACCATTTTTCTGGGGAACAGTGGTAATCAGCTGCATCCTGGCACTCATCCACGGGGCTATTGGAGATTTGATCGAAAACAACAAATTCCAGAAACTGACCGCTGAAGAAAAAGCAGAATATCTTGTAAACAAAAAAAGACCATATTTGAGAACGCTTTGGGAAAGCGCTTTCAAAAAACAGTCTGCTAAGGAAGAGAAAGACATACTTATCGACCACGGTTTTGACGGAATCATGGAGCTGGATAATCAATTGCCAAAATGGTGGCTGGGATTGTTCTGGTTCGGGGTAGCTTACTGTATCGTTTACCTCTTCGCTTATGCATTCACAGATTTCGGAGACCCTCTCAAAGAGTATGATGAGGAGTACAAAGCACAGATCGCTTCGATTGCGGAATACGAAAAAACTGCTCCACAAATCACGATTGAGACCGCAGAATACTCAGCAGACAACATCGCTGAAGGTGAAATTGTCTTCAAAACAAACTGTGTTTCCTGCCATATGGATGGCGGTAAAGGTGGTATCGGTCCAAACCTGACAGATAACGCCTGGATCAACCAGCCTGAGAAAACCTTATTCAAAAACGTTTTCCACGTGGTATGGAACGGTTCACCAAATAACCCGGCGATGGTTGCTTTCGGCAAAAACGGCCAGCTTACCGGTAAAGACATCCAGAATGTAGCTGCATACATCTACCACATTAACCAGGAGCAAAAGCCAATCACGGTGGCTGAAGGCGGTGCTGCGCCACAGGGAACGCCTGCAAACTGGGAGAAATAA
- the ccoG gene encoding cytochrome c oxidase accessory protein CcoG, translated as MDQQEKEFTFRGGQGQVVDPETFRDTVNTMDQSGKRKWVFPRKPKGRYTNYRLLVSIFLLAVFFILPFIKINGNPFLLLNILDREFYIFGQPFYPQDFFILALGAITSIVFIILFTVVFGRIFCGWICPQTIFMEMIFRKIEYAIEGDRNKQIRLDNQPWDAEKIWKRGLKWTIFLLVSLIITHFMFMYIVGYEEVFRIMKEGPFAHPSNFLVMILFTAAFYFVFAWFREQVCTLVCPYGRLQGVLIDKQTINVYYDFKRGENRAKWRKGEDRRAAGKGDCIDCNQCVVVCPTGIDIRNGQQLECVNCTACIDVCDEVMEKVGLPKGLIRYATEDEIEQERPFKFTAKMKAYTGVLTALVIFLGFLLYNRGSMEAKFIKPAGSTFFVKDGKITNIYNYTMLNKTNEDKIVTIKVVEPARGTITFSDTDKIKLKKDQITKGTVNVSFPEKDIKLSKQNVTIGVYDEKGKLLDSFETYFEGPFKLQF; from the coding sequence ATGGATCAACAGGAAAAAGAGTTTACCTTTCGGGGAGGCCAAGGTCAGGTTGTAGATCCTGAAACATTCAGGGATACCGTAAATACAATGGACCAGTCCGGAAAGCGGAAATGGGTTTTCCCAAGAAAACCGAAAGGCCGGTATACCAATTACAGACTTTTGGTGAGCATATTTCTCTTGGCAGTATTTTTTATTCTTCCCTTTATCAAGATCAACGGAAATCCTTTTTTGTTATTAAATATCCTGGACAGGGAATTCTACATTTTTGGGCAGCCGTTTTATCCGCAGGATTTCTTTATCCTGGCACTGGGAGCTATAACATCCATCGTCTTCATCATTTTGTTTACAGTGGTTTTCGGAAGGATCTTTTGTGGCTGGATCTGCCCGCAGACTATTTTCATGGAGATGATCTTCAGAAAGATAGAATACGCCATCGAAGGTGACAGAAACAAGCAGATAAGGCTAGACAATCAGCCGTGGGACGCAGAAAAGATTTGGAAACGAGGCCTTAAATGGACGATATTCCTCCTGGTTTCACTTATCATTACCCACTTTATGTTTATGTATATTGTGGGTTACGAAGAAGTTTTCAGGATTATGAAGGAAGGACCTTTTGCCCATCCGTCAAACTTCCTGGTGATGATATTATTTACCGCTGCGTTTTACTTTGTTTTCGCATGGTTCAGGGAGCAGGTTTGCACGCTCGTTTGTCCTTACGGAAGGCTGCAGGGCGTACTCATCGATAAGCAGACCATCAATGTCTATTACGATTTTAAACGCGGTGAAAACCGGGCAAAATGGAGAAAAGGAGAAGACAGAAGAGCTGCTGGAAAAGGCGACTGTATCGACTGTAACCAGTGTGTCGTGGTTTGTCCTACCGGAATAGACATCAGAAACGGACAGCAGCTGGAATGTGTGAACTGTACCGCATGTATAGATGTATGCGACGAAGTGATGGAAAAAGTTGGTCTGCCTAAAGGCCTCATACGTTACGCCACGGAAGACGAGATCGAGCAGGAAAGACCATTCAAGTTTACGGCGAAAATGAAGGCATATACCGGAGTATTGACCGCCTTGGTTATTTTCCTTGGCTTTTTGCTTTACAACAGAGGTTCTATGGAAGCTAAATTCATAAAACCTGCAGGTTCCACATTCTTTGTGAAGGACGGAAAAATCACTAATATCTACAACTATACCATGCTCAACAAAACCAATGAGGACAAAATTGTAACGATCAAAGTTGTAGAGCCGGCACGCGGTACCATCACCTTCAGTGATACAGATAAAATCAAACTTAAAAAAGACCAGATTACAAAAGGTACAGTCAATGTAAGTTTCCCGGAAAAGGATATAAAACTTTCAAAACAGAACGTTACCATAGGAGTTTACGATGAAAAAGGAAAACTTCTGGATTCGTTTGAAACTTATTTTGAAGGTCCGTTCAAACTTCAGTTTTAA
- a CDS encoding FixH family protein encodes MFKKFTWGHGVLVALGAFMIFILSMIFIFTRGWQNAEMVSDNYYEEELHYQAVINAKNNADALSQKPLYSQSATGIRIDFPKDLKIDHSTVNFHLFRTDDAKLDVDKKVTLDADHSISIPKNVLFPGSYTLKIHWEQNKKPYQVDYDIIWK; translated from the coding sequence ATGTTTAAAAAATTCACTTGGGGGCACGGGGTTTTGGTAGCTCTCGGCGCCTTCATGATATTCATCCTCTCAATGATATTTATTTTTACGAGAGGGTGGCAGAATGCCGAGATGGTTTCAGACAATTATTATGAGGAGGAACTGCATTATCAGGCTGTGATTAATGCAAAAAATAATGCAGATGCACTGTCCCAGAAACCACTGTATTCACAATCAGCAACCGGGATCAGGATTGATTTTCCAAAAGATCTGAAAATTGATCATTCCACAGTCAATTTTCATCTATTCCGTACAGATGATGCTAAACTTGATGTAGATAAGAAAGTGACTTTGGATGCCGATCACTCGATCAGCATTCCGAAAAACGTACTTTTTCCAGGTTCTTACACGTTAAAAATTCATTGGGAACAAAACAAAAAACCTTACCAGGTTGATTACGATATTATATGGAAATAG
- a CDS encoding sulfite exporter TauE/SafE family protein produces the protein MEIALIISAIGLGFASGFHCIGMCGPIALSLGLTKSQSINFHLQNLTYNFGRILTYALLGALVGIVGEGFEMAGVQKYLTIAVGALLIVMAIFSFGGKDFASQIPLVSKILLKIKMSLGKLLQKSDYKSRFLTGLLNGFLPCGMVYIALTASLAAGGIWQGATFMALFGLGTLPFMFAVVLAGNMMTQALRIRVLKIIPFLMIILGGLFIVRGLELGIPYLSPKEEALKVIHNDSKEHQNGNHSTCH, from the coding sequence ATGGAAATAGCTCTCATCATCTCTGCAATTGGTCTGGGCTTCGCCTCCGGATTTCACTGTATCGGAATGTGCGGCCCTATCGCACTGTCGCTGGGTTTAACCAAAAGCCAGTCCATCAATTTTCATCTGCAAAACCTAACTTATAATTTCGGGCGTATTTTAACCTACGCGCTTCTCGGTGCTCTTGTCGGTATTGTAGGAGAAGGTTTCGAAATGGCAGGCGTACAAAAATATCTTACCATAGCCGTCGGTGCTTTGCTGATTGTTATGGCAATATTTTCTTTCGGGGGAAAAGATTTCGCCTCTCAAATTCCTTTAGTCTCTAAAATATTACTCAAAATAAAGATGTCTCTCGGCAAACTTTTGCAGAAGTCGGATTACAAATCGCGTTTTCTCACTGGTTTGCTAAACGGTTTTCTCCCTTGCGGAATGGTTTATATAGCGCTCACCGCTTCACTTGCTGCCGGTGGAATCTGGCAAGGTGCGACTTTCATGGCGCTTTTCGGCCTTGGGACGCTTCCGTTTATGTTTGCCGTGGTTTTAGCTGGAAATATGATGACGCAAGCCTTGAGAATTAGAGTTTTAAAAATTATTCCTTTCCTGATGATCATTCTTGGCGGGCTTTTCATTGTAAGAGGACTTGAATTGGGAATTCCTTACCTTTCTCCGAAAGAAGAGGCCCTGAAGGTCATTCACAACGATTCGAAAGAACATCAAAACGGCAACCACTCTACCTGCCATTAA
- the serS gene encoding serine--tRNA ligase, with protein sequence MLQVNFLRENKDRVLEGLNKRNFKPVNLVDEAIAADDVRKKIQFELDENLSQMNKISKEIGLLMKEGKKEEADAAKTKTAEFKENSQTLKQQLDEIETNLQNILYQIPNVPFHLVKAGVSADDNEIVYQSTDVEGLGEGAIPHWELAKKYNLIDFELGVKIAGAGFPVYLGKGARLQRALVQYFLDKNVDAGYMEVNPPHVVNEASGYGTGQLPDKEGQMYHVGLDDLYLIPTAEVPVTNIYRDVILDEKDLPVKNTAFSQCYRREAGSYGAHVRGLNRLHQFEKVEIVRIEHPDNSYAALEEMVEHVKGILTDLELPFRILRLCGGDMGFTSAMTYDFEVWSAAQEKWLEVSSVSNFETFQANRLKCRYKGGEGKAQLVHTLNGSAMALPRIMAALLENNQTEEGIRIPGKIAEYARFDLIN encoded by the coding sequence ATGTTACAGGTAAACTTTTTGCGCGAGAATAAAGATCGTGTTTTAGAAGGATTAAACAAAAGAAATTTCAAGCCGGTCAATTTGGTTGATGAAGCCATTGCTGCGGATGATGTAAGAAAAAAAATACAGTTTGAGCTGGATGAGAACCTATCTCAGATGAACAAAATATCCAAGGAAATCGGGCTTTTAATGAAGGAGGGGAAAAAGGAAGAAGCCGACGCTGCAAAAACAAAAACCGCAGAATTCAAAGAAAATTCCCAAACGCTGAAACAGCAGCTGGATGAGATTGAGACCAATCTTCAAAATATTCTTTATCAAATTCCAAACGTGCCTTTCCATTTGGTAAAGGCTGGAGTTTCTGCGGATGATAACGAAATCGTGTACCAGTCCACCGATGTAGAAGGCCTTGGCGAAGGTGCAATTCCACATTGGGAACTCGCAAAAAAATATAATTTAATTGATTTTGAACTGGGCGTGAAAATCGCTGGCGCCGGCTTCCCGGTTTATTTAGGAAAAGGAGCGCGGCTGCAGAGAGCGCTGGTTCAGTATTTTCTGGATAAGAATGTTGATGCCGGCTATATGGAAGTGAATCCGCCACACGTGGTGAATGAGGCTTCCGGTTACGGCACCGGCCAGCTTCCGGATAAGGAAGGGCAGATGTACCACGTCGGATTAGATGATCTTTACCTGATACCTACAGCAGAAGTTCCGGTAACGAATATTTACCGTGATGTCATTTTGGATGAAAAAGATTTGCCTGTAAAAAATACTGCATTTTCACAGTGTTACAGGAGAGAGGCGGGAAGTTACGGCGCTCACGTCCGCGGTTTGAACCGTCTGCACCAGTTCGAAAAAGTAGAAATTGTAAGGATTGAACATCCTGATAATTCCTACGCAGCTCTGGAAGAAATGGTGGAACATGTAAAAGGAATCTTGACAGACTTGGAACTGCCTTTCAGGATTTTAAGACTTTGCGGTGGAGATATGGGTTTCACGTCTGCGATGACTTATGACTTTGAAGTTTGGAGCGCGGCGCAGGAAAAATGGCTTGAAGTAAGTTCAGTTTCCAACTTTGAAACTTTCCAGGCCAACCGTTTGAAGTGCAGATATAAAGGCGGTGAAGGGAAAGCCCAGTTGGTACACACCCTAAACGGTTCTGCAATGGCCTTACCGAGAATCATGGCTGCGCTACTGGAAAACAATCAAACCGAAGAAGGAATCCGAATTCCCGGAAAAATCGCTGAGTATGCGAGATTTGATTTGATTAATTAA